The following coding sequences are from one Caldilineales bacterium window:
- a CDS encoding NADH-quinone oxidoreductase subunit H: MTLDSLLFASLQGIILLALAPFTVGVLYWVKARLQRRQGPSIWQPYRDLRKLLRQRPTAPIGSSWVFEAAPVVAFACYGTLGFLAPLFLLSNVEGAPRTDDLLLIIALLGLARLAVGLGGMAAGAPFGNLGSAREMFLHVLAEPILVLVTITLVLTWHTTNLALLLGRESQSLAAVYRNPALLLLFPTLALTIVIEAGRLPFDNPGAHLELTMFGKAIHLEYAGAQLALLEWAEWARLAFLFTLLINLLAPWSLATTQQSGWLIVLAAVTYPVKLCLLAGAIAVWESVQIKIRLWALIPSAFVALAMALLAVLLVVIQQHI, encoded by the coding sequence ATGACATTAGACAGCCTGCTGTTCGCCTCGTTGCAAGGGATCATCCTGCTGGCCCTGGCGCCATTCACGGTTGGCGTGTTGTACTGGGTCAAAGCCCGTTTGCAACGACGGCAAGGCCCTTCGATCTGGCAGCCGTACCGTGACTTGCGCAAATTGCTCCGCCAACGGCCGACAGCGCCGATCGGCAGCTCTTGGGTCTTCGAGGCGGCGCCGGTTGTAGCCTTCGCCTGTTATGGGACATTGGGCTTCTTGGCGCCGCTGTTTCTCTTGTCAAACGTCGAAGGCGCCCCGCGCACTGACGACCTCCTTCTCATCATCGCCCTGCTCGGCCTGGCCCGCTTGGCAGTGGGCTTGGGCGGCATGGCAGCCGGCGCACCTTTCGGCAATTTGGGCAGTGCGCGCGAGATGTTCCTCCACGTCCTGGCAGAACCAATACTGGTCTTGGTGACAATCACCCTTGTGCTAACCTGGCACACGACCAATCTCGCATTATTACTGGGTCGAGAATCGCAGTCTCTGGCCGCAGTCTACCGCAATCCCGCCCTGTTGCTCCTATTCCCGACGCTTGCTCTGACCATCGTCATCGAAGCTGGACGACTGCCGTTCGACAATCCTGGCGCCCATCTGGAACTGACTATGTTCGGCAAAGCCATCCACCTGGAATACGCCGGGGCACAACTGGCCTTGCTGGAATGGGCGGAATGGGCACGGTTGGCGTTTCTGTTCACGCTTCTGATCAATCTCCTGGCGCCCTGGTCACTGGCCACGACGCAGCAAAGTGGGTGGCTTATCGTTCTCGCTGCCGTTACTTATCCTGTCAAGCTATGCCTACTGGCCGGAGCTATCGCAGTCTGGGAATCCGTGCAAATCAAGATTCGCCTCTGGGCCTTGATTCCTTCTGCTTTTGTGGCTTTGGCGATGGCGCTGCTTGCGGTCCTGCTTGTCGTCATTCAGCAACACATCTGA
- a CDS encoding ATP-binding protein — MDQLDFAALQRIREAVAQIDMTDLVGVWGAAASEQLLFIYNAERTPDVAALPGQPITLKALADHDPSRFDGLLVGIPAIELVRPNPLTKGPRFYPLERLMADLGQQSLLHRNLYRLAQTLLAWAPGLSEDSVRHNRFQRKALQLALPYLVEEHGADELVAIAPGKALEAFIDGQQGCWLRAGDDLRLLSTLGPEDWIVALEELDWLSAAITLESGRFVPLRRAFLPTSQNTVLKRTRAALAKRFSTLAAASSQAHLAAYQLMVEYWLDDEDAEDLVAIFPHIDFTRFAESGDALRVYRSLKGFANDTTAGPNWDFAALSNTTLPDVYQSYGFALIPLHRIPGLSINRAQAADLGPLLRQANHDTALAQTMLMLAHDMVESRSAETIGAPAEIVSDLAQRAWIFISLGDPWLWRHGRYGQLLDSAAAILKNALLYQAKTTDEVERDYHLALIDWYCSGEGENIEDRLRRMGEKLRAFQHKARESSRSTQARIETAQRLLEIERVVLYPDAGSQLDQGSAAGTQPALTPDTRGYLRNRAASWTHSILSPSPVFQRHWRELMHTRQKRQDEQMFEPHVDTLEGKFHEIKAALEALRRRFYAPPQELAILRFVAEREIKEVSLYLEKVARPKLRIVALNPYLERDQEIALECELTNQSRSKVSDVELVLLNPGADFELLSDRAFSFVELSPNVPQRFTYRLRVLKSDEISFHFQYGYAGLQGHEDIEIRATVRTPENIPFRLLRNPFITGDIITDPEQFYGREAEMERLLRHLASSGRTNFLLQGARRMGKSSMLEMVEQAVKQPKLRRRFNIPADWDESFDPYITVKLSFQGFNPQEDASHISNFFRELVERTTKVLAPSRCEQILNDFSAQLQTSDAQRAAEKALNHLLTEQPHRRALVLLDEYDELLKPKMADLDAPLRYVVQHVPSLTWIIATTRLLVERSKYYGSPWYNVLNQVRLGCLSREAARDLIIESSKRVGVEWRGDAIVHLLDETGRHPYLLQLFCSQVIDYLSAKGQNYVYPELIADLIDEIITESTTLHVYLEPSWGGDISGVGQLIMLISEWNETPLTKDRLREEVEKYLHKHFGPQVDATALGIEQEPRVWWELAWENGLAEVVEIRNTLQLDPDSRTYGFTVPIFRRWLQHKDHTEDIWMAVRHKIMAELP; from the coding sequence CAACTTGATTTTGCAGCTCTACAACGCATCCGCGAAGCAGTTGCACAGATCGATATGACAGACCTGGTGGGTGTTTGGGGCGCCGCCGCGAGCGAACAGTTGCTATTCATCTACAACGCCGAACGGACGCCCGATGTGGCAGCGTTGCCGGGCCAGCCCATCACCCTGAAGGCGCTGGCAGATCACGACCCATCCCGGTTCGACGGCCTGCTGGTGGGAATCCCTGCCATCGAGTTGGTGCGACCCAACCCCCTTACCAAAGGGCCTCGCTTCTACCCTTTGGAGCGATTGATGGCTGATTTGGGGCAACAATCCCTCCTGCATCGCAATCTATATCGGCTGGCTCAGACGCTCCTTGCTTGGGCCCCTGGATTGTCCGAAGATAGCGTCCGTCACAATCGGTTTCAGAGGAAGGCCCTGCAACTGGCGTTGCCATACCTGGTAGAGGAGCACGGCGCCGACGAGCTGGTCGCGATTGCACCGGGCAAGGCTCTCGAGGCATTCATCGACGGCCAGCAGGGTTGCTGGCTACGCGCGGGCGATGATCTTCGTCTTCTGTCGACGTTAGGCCCCGAAGATTGGATTGTCGCCTTGGAGGAACTCGACTGGCTGAGCGCGGCCATTACCCTGGAGAGCGGGCGCTTTGTTCCCCTTCGCCGGGCTTTTCTTCCGACCAGCCAGAACACAGTTCTGAAAAGGACGCGCGCGGCGCTGGCAAAGCGGTTCAGCACCCTCGCTGCCGCATCGTCCCAGGCCCATCTTGCGGCCTATCAGCTCATGGTAGAGTACTGGTTGGACGACGAGGATGCAGAAGATCTGGTCGCGATCTTCCCTCACATCGATTTCACCCGCTTTGCCGAAAGCGGCGACGCTTTGCGGGTCTATCGCTCGTTGAAGGGATTCGCCAACGACACGACAGCGGGACCCAATTGGGATTTCGCGGCGTTATCGAACACTACCCTGCCAGACGTCTACCAAAGCTATGGTTTTGCTCTCATTCCTTTGCACAGAATCCCTGGGCTGAGCATAAATCGAGCGCAAGCAGCTGATTTGGGGCCGCTCCTGCGGCAAGCCAACCATGACACCGCCCTTGCTCAGACGATGCTCATGCTCGCTCATGACATGGTGGAATCTCGAAGCGCCGAGACTATCGGGGCGCCGGCTGAGATCGTGTCGGATCTGGCCCAGCGCGCCTGGATTTTCATCAGCCTGGGCGACCCCTGGCTCTGGCGACACGGGCGCTATGGGCAACTTCTCGACAGCGCCGCCGCCATCCTCAAAAACGCGCTGCTCTATCAAGCCAAGACGACTGACGAAGTCGAGCGCGACTACCATCTGGCCTTGATCGATTGGTATTGCTCCGGAGAGGGAGAAAACATCGAGGATCGACTCCGGCGCATGGGCGAGAAACTGCGCGCTTTTCAGCATAAGGCCCGCGAGTCGAGCCGTTCTACTCAGGCGCGTATCGAGACGGCGCAGAGGCTACTCGAGATCGAACGAGTAGTTCTCTATCCAGACGCCGGCTCCCAACTGGATCAGGGCAGTGCAGCCGGTACTCAGCCGGCTCTGACCCCTGACACACGCGGCTACTTGCGGAATCGGGCAGCGAGTTGGACCCACTCGATTCTATCCCCTTCTCCGGTTTTCCAACGACACTGGCGCGAACTGATGCACACACGCCAGAAGCGCCAGGACGAGCAGATGTTCGAACCGCATGTCGATACCCTGGAAGGCAAATTCCATGAGATCAAGGCCGCTTTGGAGGCTCTGCGTCGTCGCTTTTATGCTCCCCCCCAGGAACTGGCCATCTTGCGCTTCGTGGCCGAGCGCGAGATCAAGGAGGTGTCGCTGTACTTGGAGAAAGTCGCCAGGCCGAAACTGAGGATCGTGGCCCTCAATCCCTACCTGGAACGAGATCAAGAGATTGCGCTGGAGTGCGAACTGACCAATCAGAGCCGATCCAAAGTTTCTGACGTGGAGCTTGTCCTGCTCAATCCTGGCGCTGACTTCGAACTACTCAGCGATCGTGCCTTTTCATTTGTGGAGTTATCTCCTAATGTGCCCCAGCGATTCACTTATCGCCTGCGGGTGCTCAAATCCGATGAGATCAGCTTCCATTTTCAGTATGGCTACGCCGGATTACAAGGCCATGAAGACATCGAGATTCGAGCGACTGTGCGCACGCCGGAGAACATTCCCTTTCGACTTCTGCGGAATCCCTTCATCACCGGCGACATCATCACCGACCCTGAGCAGTTCTATGGCCGCGAAGCCGAAATGGAGCGGCTGTTGCGACATCTGGCCAGCAGCGGTCGCACCAACTTTCTATTGCAGGGGGCGCGACGCATGGGCAAGAGCTCCATGCTGGAGATGGTCGAGCAAGCGGTCAAACAACCCAAGCTGAGACGCCGATTCAATATCCCGGCCGACTGGGATGAATCTTTCGACCCCTACATCACCGTCAAACTCAGTTTCCAGGGCTTCAATCCCCAGGAAGATGCTTCTCATATCAGCAACTTCTTCCGCGAGCTGGTCGAGAGGACCACAAAGGTTTTGGCGCCCTCACGGTGTGAGCAAATTCTGAACGATTTTAGCGCTCAGTTGCAGACGAGCGATGCTCAACGCGCCGCTGAAAAGGCCCTCAACCACTTGTTGACGGAACAGCCACATAGGCGCGCACTCGTTCTGCTGGACGAGTATGACGAATTACTCAAACCCAAGATGGCTGATTTGGACGCGCCTCTGCGCTATGTCGTGCAGCATGTGCCGTCCCTGACGTGGATCATCGCCACCACGCGCCTGCTGGTCGAGCGCAGCAAATACTATGGTTCTCCCTGGTATAACGTCCTGAATCAAGTGCGTCTTGGCTGCTTATCACGAGAGGCTGCCAGAGATCTGATCATCGAGTCCAGCAAGCGCGTGGGTGTGGAATGGCGGGGCGACGCTATCGTTCACCTTCTGGACGAGACCGGACGTCATCCCTACCTCCTCCAGCTCTTTTGTTCGCAGGTGATCGATTATCTCAGCGCGAAGGGACAAAATTATGTCTATCCCGAATTGATCGCTGACTTGATCGACGAAATCATCACCGAGAGTACAACCCTCCATGTCTATCTGGAGCCGTCTTGGGGTGGGGATATATCCGGTGTTGGTCAACTGATCATGCTGATCTCAGAGTGGAATGAGACGCCTCTGACAAAAGACAGACTGCGAGAGGAGGTGGAAAAATATCTTCATAAGCATTTTGGTCCGCAGGTGGATGCTACAGCGCTTGGCATCGAGCAAGAGCCACGTGTATGGTGGGAATTGGCGTGGGAAAACGGGCTAGCCGAGGTGGTTGAAATCCGCAACACCTTGCAACTCGATCCTGACTCGCGAACCTATGGTTTCACCGTGCCCATCTTCCGCCGGTGGCTACAACATAAGGATCATACCGAAGATATCTGGATGGCTGTGCGTCACAAGATTATGGCGGAGTTGCCCTGA